The following proteins come from a genomic window of Miscanthus floridulus cultivar M001 chromosome 2, ASM1932011v1, whole genome shotgun sequence:
- the LOC136536263 gene encoding putative B3 domain-containing protein Os03g0621600, protein MAILDGDGWRGVGVTTENWRSSAPVCRLGAHHGMATSVVAAVSALACALRGRKRAVRVVDSWLVSFTVERRVLVIIIHQSLGLASEEAAEMRKPGKRSRESNAYFYPDHKDEKDKYFFKVLVGDFRERLAIPDKFMQHFRRLIANSVKIESRCGHTFDVEVAKNLGKVVLQTGWKEFVTAHDLNMGDFLVFKYDGTSRLKVFIFDLSCCEKVPPCLVKRNHTCGRETREMHIEISSSCGDLPLNVTASSSTSPSDSSGDSVSPEDQKSHYVPGYILPKGTYLTCVQMKKLKERVRTSTSTIPIYGCIVKKSNLRRGSQAMGIPRVYADVYLPFENQTLMLQCCGESWDVRCITHKGGLRGKSLAQGWKQFARDNKLQVGDLCLFELLANTKYTMNVHIIRAK, encoded by the exons ATGGCGATCCTTGATGGCGACGGATGGCGGGGCGTCGGCGTCACTACGGAGAACTGGAGGTCTTCGGCCCCGGTTTGCCGGCTGGGTGCTCACCACGGCATGGCCACCAGCGTGGTGGCCGCGGTGTCCGCGTTGGCGTGCGCGCTGCGTGGGCGCAAGCGTGCTGTGCGCGTGG TTGATTCATGGCTGGTCTCTTTTACGGTTGAAAGGCGCGTGTTAGTGATCATCATTCATCAAAGCTTGGGCTTGGCATCAGAGGAAGCTGCAG AGATGAGAAAGCCTGGTAAGAGAAGCAGGGAGAGCAATGCATATTTCTATCCGGATCACAAGGATGAGAAGGACAAGTATTTCTTCAAGGTTCTGGTCGGTGATTTTCGTGAACGATTG GCCATACCTGATAAATTCATGCAACATTTCAGAAGACTAATAGCAAACAGTGTTAAGATAGAATCACGCTGTGGACACACTTTTGATGTTGAAGTAGCTAAGAATCTGGGCAAAGTAGTCCTTCAAACGGGATGGAAGGAGTTTGTTACTGCCCATGACTTGAACATGGGGGACTTCTTGGTTTTCAAGTACGATGGGACTTCTCGATTGAAGGTTTTCATATTTGATCTTAGTTGTTGCGAGAAAGTGCCTCCATGCCTTGTCAAGAGAAATCATACCTGTGGCAGAGAAACAAGGGAAATGCACATTGAAATTTCAAGCAGTTGTGGAGATCTTCCCTTGAATGTCACTGCTAGTTCATCAACCTCCCCATCCGACTCATCAG GAGATTCTGTATCTCCAGAAGACCAGAAATCACATTATGTTCCAGGTTACATCCTCCCAAAGGGAACCTATCTCACCTGTGTGCAGATGAAGAAACTGAAAGAGAGAGTCCGAACTAGTACTTCTACTATCCCCATCTACGGATGCATCGTGAAGAAGAGCAATCTTCGTAGGGGATCTCAGGCTATG ggcatACCAAGAGTATATGCTGATGTATATCTACCATTTGAGAACCAAACACTGATGCTTCAATGCTGTGGTGAGAGTTGGGACGTGCGGTGTATAACTCATAAGGGCGGACTCAGAGGCAAAAGTCTTGCGCAAGGGTGGAAACAGTTTGCTCGTGACAACAAGTTGCAGGTGGGAGATCTCTGCCTCTTTGAGCTACTTGCAAACACGAAGTACACGATGAATGTGCATATCATTCGCGCAAAATGA
- the LOC136536264 gene encoding crocetin glucosyltransferase 3-like yields the protein MATARLLARELPDAAIILVSTPGNVAALRSSSSATSLSIGFHALPFVPADHGLPVGCESNQLPPMPSFVTLFEALESLEPAFDDYVSGLRGQSGDEADICIVADVFVAWTVDVARRHGCAHAVFVSCGAFGTAILHALRSHMPALPFGSDGLLRLPEYPDVVLHRSQLSPVFLLHAGLRDRWTAFYQRAKRHGYRTDAVLANTVEEFESTGMTMMRRAAGKIMRLEINAPKLTFSDMEKFRIFHKQAHILTLQ from the coding sequence ATGGCCACCGCCCGCCTCCTCGCCCGTGAGCTCCCGGACGCCGCCATCATACTCGTCTCCACTCCAGGCAACGTCGCCGCCCTGCGCTCCTCCTCGTCGGCCACTTCTCTCTCTATCGGCTTCCACGCTCTGCCGTTCGTCCCGGCCGACCACGGCCTGCCCGTCGGCTGCGAGTCAAACCAGCTCCCCCCGATGCCATCGTTCGTCACGCTCTTCGAGGCCTTGGAGTCCCTGGAGCCCGCCTTCGACGACTACGTCTCAGGCCTCCGCGGACAGAGCGGCGACGAGGCGGACATCTGCATCGTCGCCGACGTGTTCGTCGCGTGGACGGTGGACGTCGCGCGGCGGCACGGGTGCGCGCACGCGGTCTTCGTCTCCTGCGGCGCGTTCGGGACGGCCATCCTTCACGCCCTGAGAAGCCACATGCCGGCGCTGCCCTTCGGCTCCGACGGCTTGCTCCGCCTGCCAGAGTACCCGGACGTGGTGCTCCACCGGTCGCAGCTGTCGCCCGTCTTCCTCCTCCACGCTGGCTTGCGCGACCGGTGGACGGCGTTCTACCAGCGGGCCAAACGGCACGGGTATCGCACGGACGCGGTGCTCGCCAACACCGTAGAGGAGTTCGAGAGCACGGGGATGACAATGATGCGCCGTGCTGCCGGCAAGATTATGAGACTGGAAATAAACGCGCCCAAGTTAACTTTTAGTGATATGGAGAAATTTCGTATCTTTCACAAGCAAGCTCATATCTTGACGTTGCAGTAG